In Lineus longissimus chromosome 5, tnLinLong1.2, whole genome shotgun sequence, the genomic stretch ACTGTTCCTCTTCACTTTCACATTCTTTTTTCAGGGCTTCATCATGCACCTGCAGGACCGCTTCCTGAAGGGTCAGAAAGAGGTTCAGGATATAGCTGAGGCAGAGGAAGAGTACCCCATGGAAAGCATTGATCTGACCAGGGACAATTTCAACCTGCATAAGATGATACTACTCACTTCTGCTGCTGGGAAGGTAAAGAAAATCTAACTTCACAGTTTGAGTTATCCACCGAAAGTGCAGTTCTCAATacttacatgtgtacatgtgatATTTAACTGTTCTCCTTGTTAAGGAAATAACCTCCAGTTTCTCCAGTAGCAGTCCGGTATTGAGAGCAGTTAATTTCTAGCAAACTCTTCTTTGTCTTCTTTCAGGTGTATGGCATGTACAGCAACACTGGTCATCTCGTCTGGAAGAATTTCCTGCCAAACATGGCGCCATTCTCTAAATTCGGCAAAACATCGCTGCCTGTCTTTATCCAGAGGACGACTGCTCACTTCCCTCATGCACCCCAAGCAGCAGTGCTTGGCAAACACAAGGTAAATATTCTTATTACAAAAGTTAGAGATGTTCAGTGCTGGTTATGAGCAAAAGTCAGCTTGAAGTTTGTGAGAAAAACTAATGAAGTTTTGTAAACTTTCTTTCCATAGGAAACTGGTAATGGTTACCTCTATGTATTCAACCCAATCACTGGAGAAGAGGTCGAGAAGAAGCACGACCTTGGCTTCAAGGTCAGCCAGGTCATGCCACATTCTCAGGTGGATGAGAGGTTCCTAAAGGGGGTCATCTTCCTGGATGATAAGCTCAAGGTAAGATCAAACTCAAGTCTGTTAAGGCATTTTTGCAAAAATCATGCGCCTGTAAAACTGAGCCAATTCATGTTGTTTTATCTTCAGGGACAAAACCTGGACTAATACCTAAATAATTTTTGTTAATTATTTCTTCAGGTTCATGTTTATCCTAAAACCCTGGAGCCACAGGTCCATAAGGTTGCTGACAGCCTGTTCATGTTTACAACTGATGCTGACAAAGCTGTCCTAAGTGGTTATGGAATGATGGTCAAGAATCAGGTAAGAACATTTACAGTCCTTGACCAGTTTGGCTGTTTTCATAAATtacaataacaaaaaaaatgACGTCACAAATCAAGTTGCTAAATTGCTACTCATTGTCAATTCACTGACAACCTGTTCCTGTTTTGTTTGAAGGAGTTACAGGCACTTTCTCTGTGGAATGTGAACTTGCTTGGCGAGAACCAGAAGATCACTAATGTTGTAGCCAAAAGATTAGCAGGTAAGCTTTTTCAAGTCATGGGTGGATCCAGAATGTCCGTTAAGAGATCCTAGTTTTCAGGGGAAAAAACATTTTCCATTTCGTACAGTACCAGATGTAGAACCAGTCTTCATCTAAACAAAGTTTACTCACTCATCACTCATTTTCCCCCTCAAGTTGCAAGGTCTGTTATGTGATGGCGCTGTGATCAATCTTGAATCGATGTGCTGCAGCGAGTGAAAGCGGGGGGAAATACTGAAGTTCATGGGCTAACCTTTAGCTCTCATATTTCAGAGCATGTCCATTCCCAAGGTCGTGTCCTTGGTGATAGGAGCGTCCTCTATAAGTATCTCAATCCAAACATGGTAGTGGTGACCACGCAGGGTGAGGAACTGACACAGAAAACCCCCTTTGGTGAGTATGAGCATCCTGGTGTATTGCACTGCACAGACAGTAAGGGCAAGACTTGACAACAGTGGGAAATGCTCAAGGTTTCAGAGTATAACCTGGAAACATTTTGGAAGAACAGCAACTGTTTGTTGTTAGTAACACCTAGGGGTGTTGAGATTCATTTCAACAAACACCCAGGGGTGTTGAGATTCATTTCAACAAACACCCAGGGGTGTTGAGATTCATTTcaacagattttgaatttgtgcCCTTTAAAATTTGTCTTTTCCAGGTTTCCTCAATGTGTACTTAATTGATGTCGTGAATGGTAACATCATATTCCATGCTAACCATAAGAAAGTGCTTGGGCCTGTACATGTAGTCCACTCTGAAAATTGGGTGGTGGTAAGTGTCAGTTATGCTTGATAAAATACAGTACTCTGTGTACTATTCAAAACTTCATTGACAAATGATAAATTGTTCCAGCTTTTGTTCACTGCGGCCCTGCATGATTCAAAGTCCAAAAAAGATTACTTTTCTAGAAGGCCATTTGTCAAAACCAAAAGCCAGGCGTGTTCTCCTGTTTCCTCAGTGTGATGTAAATGAATTTGTTTTGTCTATTTTAAGTATAACTATTGGAATCAAGGGAAGCGTCGCAATGAGATCACAGTTTTAGAACTCTACGAGGGAAACAAGCAGAGCAACGCGACAACATTCTCGTCCCTGAGCCCACCACCAACACCCCTTGTCATGAGGCAGTCATACATCTTTCCCACATCTCTGACGACTATGTCAGTCACCATTACTGAGAAGGGAATCTCCAATAAACACATTATGAGTGAGTTGAAAGTGCTTCTACGTTTTCACCGAGTGGTGCCGTGGTCAATAAAACAAGTAATTGAAACAATTGTCTGGTACTTGTAAGGTCAACTCTAAAAGTTAGAATTTACAAGAGCAACTGCTTTGATCACAAATGAAAGGATTTTGTTCAttgaatatttttgtgtttcagTCGCCCTTTCCATGGGAGGAATCTTCGAGATGTCCAAGATGTTCCTTGATCCGCGCCGCCCTGTAAGCCCAACCCCCGAACACCGAGAAGAGGGGATCATTCCTTACATTCCAGAGCTACCTCTCCAGACAGAAGCATTTGTCAACTACAACCATAGTGTGTTCAATATCAGGGGCATACATACTGCACCTGCTGGCCTAGAGTCAACATCTTTAGTACTAGCTTATGGATTAGGTGAGTGTTGCATGATACTTCTTTCTCTTCTTGTGTTAGAGTATAAGTATTGCAGGATTTCCAGAATGTCTTCATTGGTCACTCGAGCTGACTTTTAAATCGACCACTGTCACTTTGTACTTTGTGCTTTATCGTTAATGATCTTGAtaatttctttttctctttcagatctTTTCTTCACACGCGTATTTCCTTCCAAAATGTTCGATATGCTCAAAGAGGACTTTGATTATCTTTTCATCGGAAGCGTGGTTGGAGCAATGATATTAGCCTCAATTATAACTCAAAAACTAGCAAGCAGGAAAGCGTTAAACAGGAACTGGAAATAACCTCAGAGGGAATTTTAGGATTTTAAAAATTTATTTATTGTGAAATAGATGGTTTTTTGTATCTCACTGCTATACCTGATCACAATTCAGCTCCCCAAATTGTAATGCTGATGAATTTTCAGCCGAGTTGTGCATTTCTTATCATGGTTTGTGATGAAGTATAGCTTTTTCTACCAAAGCCAGGCAAACCTTAACATTTTTGCTgttgtgacatacatgtaggctctATTTAAATCGCAATGTCAAAGCACTCTACCTTCACGTCATTACTTGCTCTTTGGCTGGACAAAAGCACAGTTAAAATTGGGGGATTTAAACTTCTATGACGACATTCATTAATATTGAGCTCAGTCCTTGCTTTTTGTTCACATCTCATGCTACAATGAGTACACTGCCTCAATTAAGCATAGATGTTGATGTGTTCTTTGTTTGATTTCTGTTGAGAGTTCGTAATATTTGTAAATTATTTGCACAcctccattgtatttgcatgtcctgtCAATGGTAAGTTTTCCCTTTTACATTGTTCTGACAGAATCCAGTGCAAATTCATTGCATGTGATGGTCTTATTTCTTGGACATTCAGTTGAAGTACATAATTCCCTTCGATGTAAGTTTTCCTCATCATGTATCAAAACCATGAAATGTTTACATCACGATTTGTATTGTCATACGAATTTGTAATAAAATTGTTGTTaaaaatatttcgatgctttttggctcaccgtaaggggagtctatacgatagcgctgtgtccgtcgtcgtcgtcgtcgtcgtcgtcgtcgtcgtatcctaacagtggcacgtttcttaactgctagggctatgaacttgaaactttgtacacagaatgccctaggtcagctgacctctgacactgattttcggtccgatctgattctctgtttggccaccagggggccaaatgtcgatatctaaaaagtgtgatatctcgcttattagtgacttgttttcgataaaacttttgttgtaggtactcatagcaaatatacattttatattatacgggtttttaatttgaccttgttttcaaggtcacagaggtcatatggcgtaaattggccattagagtgtaaactatggcacgtttcttaaccactaaagctatgaacttgaaacttagtacatataaccccctatatcacatagcctctggtgctgaatttcagtttgatctgattctcaactttgccaccagggggccaaaagtggatatctgaaaagtgtgatatctcgcttataagtgacttgttttcgataaaatttttatggtaggtactcttaggaagaatacatcacatgtcttacgggttttcaatttgacctacttttcaaggtcacagaggtcatatggcgtaaattggccgttagagtgtaaactatggcacgtttcttaaccagtaaagctatgaacttgaaacttggtgcatataaccccctacatcagataacctttgatgccgaattttggcctgatctgattctttattcggccaccaggggaccataatggaaaaaggaagaagtgcaatatctagcttatttgagtgaattgttttcgataaaatttttatggcagggacttctagcaaggatacaccacatgtcctacgatttttggatttgacctccttttccaggtcacagaggtcaaatggcgtaaattggccattagagtgtaactatggcactcttaactgctgaagctatgaacttgaaagttggtacatgtaaccccctacatcagataatctctgacaccgaattttggcctgatctgattcttgatttggccaccagggagtcaaaactgaaaaagtaggacatgcaatatctcgcttattaatgactttttttcgatgaattttttattgcagggactcttagcaatcacacgatattgatcttgttgatgtcatagacaattattggttggatcataaacttatatatactgccctgtcttattacttgacatcactacacatctaaaaaaagtcttcatgcctgattgtgttcaccatattcacctctaaactaagcatgatcctgcctactaaaagatttatacggtgagcacaatggcccctggccgtttcatttttgtttttggcTCTGGCAACATGGATCTTCCCTGCATTGTAATTAGATAAAACGTCTGTGATTTTGCAGATGGATTTGGCACAGCATGCCTATTACAAACAAATTGCTGCTGTATTTCCACTCGGAGACATCAGGTTCTCCATCTCCTGGCCAAGGACAGTAGTGGTTGTGcttgatgtgacattgtcctataCTTGTCAGCTCCCAGTCAAGGCCTTGCAGTATGTGTTGTAGCTCCAACTCTAGACCACAAAGATGACCTCAGAGGCCACTTGGTTAGTCCCAACCCAAGTGCCTATCAGCAGGTACTAGTCCTGTACATCCCAAGTACTTAGATGGGCTACATAGAGATTCATGGTGGGCCGTTTCTCCTTAGATTTTCTCTGGATAGCCAGCATTGCTTTATACTATCctaaaatgatttgaatgaaGACTAGTAAAAGCTATACTGCAGTTTTGTAAGGATCCCTTGAGTTAATGTGCATGACCTTTTCAGTAAAAGCCCTCACTAGTCTTTCTGCATTACCCCAAAATACCAGGAACCTCCTTGATAGTATTCGTCTCCACAGTCATCACCACAAGCAGCAATTGGCATCCAAGGACGTAGTGTCACTTTCCCCTACATCCCACTGTAACCAGTGATTTCAATATGCATGTACttacaaacacattttttgtatacgaggtaggagcaTCAAAAACCTGCATCTCTGGGTGTTGCCCAGAGGTTATATGTTTCAGACACCTTTTCTCTCGATGATACCATGAACTATGGACAATGAAGATCAGAACTGATGTGATGGACACATTGTGCTAATAGAGATTGTCAAAGACAATGACATGTCCCCAACATGAAAGTGGTATGTACCAGCATGATATAGTAGTGAAGACGATCAAGTAAATCCTGTATATTTCAAGTCAGCAAGATCTtgaacattgtcacaaccacttcaTTGCTATGTTTGTCACTGGACTCGTCCTTCCTGTAACATAACTGTTGTACCACTCGTCTCAGCGAGTTTGGCTCGAGAGCAACAAGGGTCACGACCAGGACTAGTATAAAACTGACCAAAGGTAAATGAGGGACATGCTGTGGCTTGTCAGCAACTTCCTCGAGTTACGTCAGGGCTGGCCAATCGGAATTGGGACAAGGATATCTTCAGTCCCGTACAATACCGGTTATGAAAAAAGTATGAAATCAAAGTCATAGTTTTCTTTTCCACtctcatttttttcatttatagATTTACAAATATGATACAGAAAAATGTTTATCGCTTTCCTCCTACTTTGGGTGCTTTACTCTGCATCGGCCGGGCAGCTTTCTGGGACTTCTGTTTGGTAGCAGCCGGCTGAAAAAGGAAGTAGAACCATTAGCAATGGGAACAAGACTCAGATAAACAGACCTCAAGCTAACAGAATAAGCCTCTTTGTTAGTCAAAAACGCATCTTCACTGTTACAACTTATCTTCATTTTCAAGACTGAACAAAGTTGGTCAGAGTTCCACCAACAAGCCAGTCTTACATCAACTATTCAGACAATTGATGTCTGAAATGAACTCACCTTCACTGATCGGGATACTGCCTTCTTGGTTTTCGTTTTTTCTTTGGCAGCCCTGAAACAAAATGTCAACGATTAGCAAATGTAGGCATGGCAGGCACTCAACTTTCAGCAAGCATGGTTCTTCAGGCAACAGATGCTTGGCATCTGAACAGTTCATCTGCAAAGCTCTCACAAGCCACCAAAATTATCAACCTCAGTGGCGTAAAGCAGCCAATGTTCACCACAGTCTGTACCTGATGGCCTGTTCCCTCTGAGCCTTCCTGACCTCTGGCTTCTGATTCCTCTTGGCCATGATATCCATGAGAGTGGCGCCAGTGATGGCTCGCTGGAACTTGGTGGTTCGCCTCGTTCTCTTCTTTGCCTGCTCTTCCTGTTGTCCCTTCTTGTGCTTACGACGGTAAAGGACAGTCCAGCTAATCTTACGAGGATTACGCTTCATCAGGAAGGACGCCTCGGCCTTGGCATTGACGAACTGGTATACCTGCAATTGCAAAGAAGTATCTTCAGGGTTACGCCTAGGGTTATGGGCAATGTGGCTCATCAATTCAAGACTGAACTATATAGCGGACGCTGTATATAAAGGTATTCTGTCCAAGTCAGTGTTTAACATTAAGCCTTAAAGAACCCGGGCGAAGTGTCACGTGTCGTGCCATGTGGCAGCTTTCATAATCCATGGCAGTCATGGCCAGACACACCTCTCCATCCATACGATCAAGGTGGCTGCTACAAGTAACTACATCATACCACAGACAACGTGGCAACCTTACCAACATCATGATACACTACACAGCACCTGTACTGATGGAGAGGCgcaatcattcaatcaatgaGAACTATTATAATACTTATAATATAACGGCCTATGATTACTACAACTATGGTAGGCCTATGGTCGAGCGTATTACTAATTCATGACGACCCACTGCGACATGCACGGCACTAGCGGCTCTCCGTCCGTTTAGCGTATGTTCAAAGAAATGTCATGCTCAGGGATTTGCTCGACGTTGGTTCGATATCGCATTTGTTCGACGATGGTTcaccatttcaatttcatttatgCACGTCTTCCACAACGCTTCCAACTCAGTTCTACAGCAAAATGTACATGGCAATGCACTAACCTTTCCATCAATCTTTGCCAACTTCTTTCCATGGCCGGGGTAGACTTTGTACCCGCTGAACGCGCACAATTCGATCCTAAAACGAAAAACTTATGTCAAATACAAGAAGTTGTGATTATTTTATAACGTAAACCTTTCTTAAAATAAAGAGATGACTTCAAATTGATAGGTTATAAGTGGATTTAAAATCGTTGATTAGAAAATTTTTCGTACTTCATGATGGCGATATTCAAGAGGAAGTCAGCACGGATTGAATGCAATAAAC encodes the following:
- the LOC135488367 gene encoding ER membrane protein complex subunit 1-like isoform X1, producing MAAPENFDFYKFVLITLAISSPLCNCLFEDQIGKFDWRHQYVGQAEFVYFDQSSQSGRHIMVGTHQNVVASLSARNGHILWRQILESGDAGKISDLIQTANSIVCLTGGGSHVRNYLSQTGHLLWETSFNTPVEKRSTIEVFSRDHNGDSLLVLHENRLAMLETEEGKEIWNIDLPNSDNVAYLYVDVNGKDIAVAGVSPGNQVAILTYTSSGKMVSQMTVPAPWIAKDTSCQMVGAKSFACVASSAIYTIKISGKNAFTKTTFQDLGLPDGDRPQLTSHLKEMNRDGASMLVLKLTSMQHAVISLQGEKVTLAKEPFEASAVQFIRHDDDNDVLLSSVRKSQDSVLLTGYSLTSKTELSEFTQRLMLPGHHGNPTKLYSLGFRKRDGSTGYRYLIISEDHAITLMQQSGKAVWNREEALASVLSVEMVDLPVSENEAKMEDEFGKKEDHGSTDDMFVMLFKRITTQLSQLKGFIMHLQDRFLKGQKEVQDIAEAEEEYPMESIDLTRDNFNLHKMILLTSAAGKVYGMYSNTGHLVWKNFLPNMAPFSKFGKTSLPVFIQRTTAHFPHAPQAAVLGKHKETGNGYLYVFNPITGEEVEKKHDLGFKVSQVMPHSQVDERFLKGVIFLDDKLKVHVYPKTLEPQVHKVADSLFMFTTDADKAVLSGYGMMVKNQELQALSLWNVNLLGENQKITNVVAKRLAEHVHSQGRVLGDRSVLYKYLNPNMVVVTTQGEELTQKTPFGFLNVYLIDVVNGNIIFHANHKKVLGPVHVVHSENWVVYNYWNQGKRRNEITVLELYEGNKQSNATTFSSLSPPPTPLVMRQSYIFPTSLTTMSVTITEKGISNKHIMIALSMGGIFEMSKMFLDPRRPVSPTPEHREEGIIPYIPELPLQTEAFVNYNHSVFNIRGIHTAPAGLESTSLVLAYGLDLFFTRVFPSKMFDMLKEDFDYLFIGSVVGAMILASIITQKLASRKALNRNWK
- the LOC135488367 gene encoding ER membrane protein complex subunit 1-like isoform X2; the encoded protein is MAAPENFDFYKFVLITLAISSPLCNCLFEDQIGKFDWRHQYVGQAEFVYFDQSSQSGRHIMVGTHQNVVASLSARNGHILWRQILESGDAGKISDLIQTANSIVCLTGGGSHVRNYLSQTGHLLWETSFNTPVEKRSTIEVFSRDHNGDSLLVLHENRLAMLETEEGKEIWNIDLPNSDNVAYLYVDVNGKDIAVAGVSPGNQVAILTYTSSGKMVSQMTVPAPWIAKDTSCQMVGAKSFACVASSAIYTIKISGKNAFTKTTFQDLGLPDGDRPQLTSHLKEMNRDGASMLVLKLTSMQHAVISLQGEKVTLAKEPFEASAVQFIRHDDDNDVLLSSVRKSQDSVLLTGYSLTSKTELSEFTQRLMLPGHHGNPTKLYSLGFRKRDGSTGYRYLIISEDHAITLMQQSGKAVWNREEALASVLSVEMVDLPVSENEAKMEDEFGKKEDDMFVMLFKRITTQLSQLKGFIMHLQDRFLKGQKEVQDIAEAEEEYPMESIDLTRDNFNLHKMILLTSAAGKVYGMYSNTGHLVWKNFLPNMAPFSKFGKTSLPVFIQRTTAHFPHAPQAAVLGKHKETGNGYLYVFNPITGEEVEKKHDLGFKVSQVMPHSQVDERFLKGVIFLDDKLKVHVYPKTLEPQVHKVADSLFMFTTDADKAVLSGYGMMVKNQELQALSLWNVNLLGENQKITNVVAKRLAEHVHSQGRVLGDRSVLYKYLNPNMVVVTTQGEELTQKTPFGFLNVYLIDVVNGNIIFHANHKKVLGPVHVVHSENWVVYNYWNQGKRRNEITVLELYEGNKQSNATTFSSLSPPPTPLVMRQSYIFPTSLTTMSVTITEKGISNKHIMIALSMGGIFEMSKMFLDPRRPVSPTPEHREEGIIPYIPELPLQTEAFVNYNHSVFNIRGIHTAPAGLESTSLVLAYGLDLFFTRVFPSKMFDMLKEDFDYLFIGSVVGAMILASIITQKLASRKALNRNWK
- the LOC135488214 gene encoding large ribosomal subunit protein eL24-like produces the protein MKIELCAFSGYKVYPGHGKKLAKIDGKVYQFVNAKAEASFLMKRNPRKISWTVLYRRKHKKGQQEEQAKKRTRRTTKFQRAITGATLMDIMAKRNQKPEVRKAQREQAIRAAKEKTKTKKAVSRSVKPAATKQKSQKAARPMQSKAPKVGGKR